In Pseudomonas saudiphocaensis, one DNA window encodes the following:
- the ispH gene encoding 4-hydroxy-3-methylbut-2-enyl diphosphate reductase: protein MQIKLANPRGFCAGVDRAIEIVNRALEVFGPPIYVRHEVVHNKFVVEDLRERGAIFVEELHQVPDGFIVIFSAHGVSQAVRMEADRRGLKVFDATCPLVTKVHLEVTKYSREGRECVLIGHHGHPEVEGTMGQYDTTNGGSIYLVEDEEDVAQLQVRNPESLAFVTQTTLSMDDTSRVIDALRTRFPSIGGPRKDDICYATQNRQDAVKQLANECDVVLVVGSPNSSNSNRLRELAERMDTPAYLIDGAEDLKREWFPEDARIGITAGASAPEVLVRGVIDQLREWGATGMDELEGRPENVTFSMPKELRLKQV from the coding sequence ATGCAAATCAAGCTCGCCAATCCCAGAGGCTTCTGCGCCGGCGTCGACCGCGCCATCGAAATCGTCAACCGCGCTCTGGAAGTGTTCGGCCCGCCGATCTATGTGCGTCACGAAGTGGTGCACAACAAGTTCGTGGTCGAGGATCTGCGTGAGCGGGGGGCGATCTTCGTTGAGGAATTGCACCAGGTGCCGGATGGTTTCATCGTCATCTTCAGTGCCCACGGCGTATCCCAGGCAGTGCGAATGGAAGCCGACAGGCGCGGCCTGAAGGTCTTCGATGCGACCTGCCCGCTGGTGACCAAGGTCCATTTGGAGGTCACCAAGTACAGTCGCGAAGGGCGCGAGTGCGTCCTTATCGGCCACCATGGGCATCCCGAGGTGGAGGGCACCATGGGCCAGTACGACACCACCAATGGCGGCTCAATCTATCTGGTAGAAGACGAGGAAGACGTTGCTCAGCTACAGGTGCGCAACCCCGAATCCCTGGCGTTCGTGACCCAGACCACGCTGTCCATGGATGACACCAGCCGCGTAATCGATGCATTGCGCACGCGCTTTCCCAGCATCGGTGGCCCGCGCAAGGACGACATCTGCTACGCCACTCAGAACCGCCAGGACGCGGTCAAACAGCTCGCCAACGAGTGCGATGTGGTCCTGGTCGTCGGCAGCCCCAACAGCTCCAACTCCAACCGCCTACGCGAACTGGCCGAGCGCATGGACACGCCCGCCTACCTGATTGACGGCGCCGAAGATCTCAAGCGCGAATGGTTCCCTGAAGACGCTCGCATTGGCATCACCGCCGGCGCCTCAGCTCCTGAGGTGCTGGTGCGCGGCGTAATCGATCAGCTGCGTGAATGGGGCGCGACGGGGATGGATGAGCTGGAAGGGCGGCCGGAGAATGTGACGTTTTCGATGCCGAAGGAGTTGCGTCTCAAGCAAGTGTGA
- the lspA gene encoding signal peptidase II, whose product MRDTAQSHSLSARFGKLTWLWLSVLVIVIDQVTKHWFEANFSLYQKVEVIPDYFAWTLAYNTGAAFSFLADHGGWQRWFFAAIAVGVSVVLVLWMKRLKAGETWLAVALALVLGGAIGNLYDRVVLGHVVDFILVHWQNRWYFPAFNIADSAITVGAVMLALDMFKSDKSGESA is encoded by the coding sequence ATGCGTGACACTGCTCAGAGCCATTCGCTGAGCGCTCGTTTCGGCAAGCTCACCTGGCTCTGGCTCAGTGTGCTGGTGATCGTCATTGATCAGGTAACCAAGCACTGGTTCGAGGCCAACTTCAGCCTGTACCAGAAAGTCGAAGTTATCCCCGACTACTTTGCCTGGACGCTGGCCTACAACACCGGCGCGGCCTTCAGCTTCCTTGCCGACCATGGTGGCTGGCAGCGCTGGTTCTTCGCTGCCATCGCCGTTGGTGTCAGTGTCGTGCTGGTGCTCTGGATGAAGCGGCTCAAGGCCGGGGAGACCTGGCTGGCCGTGGCGCTGGCGCTGGTGTTGGGCGGCGCCATTGGCAACCTTTACGACCGCGTGGTGCTTGGCCATGTGGTGGATTTCATTCTGGTGCATTGGCAGAACCGCTGGTATTTCCCGGCGTTCAACATTGCCGACAGTGCCATTACCGTCGGTGCCGTGATGCTGGCGCTGGACATGTTCAAGAGCGACAAGAGCGGAGAATCGGCATGA
- the murJ gene encoding murein biosynthesis integral membrane protein MurJ: MSEKTGKGGLLRSSAVVSVMTLLSRVLGMVRDMVVASYFGSGAAADAFFIAFKIPNFLRRLFAEGAFAQAFVPVLSEYRTKRTQLEVKLLVDRTAGMLGLILTGITALGVLGSPYLVMLFAPGFHGEPAKLELAGELLRITFPYLLLISLTAFTSGVLNTYGRFAVPGFTPVLLNVSMILSAVFMTPYFDQPIMALAWGVFIAGFAQLTFQLPFVARLGLLPRPRVKWGDEGVRRIMLLMVPALFGVSVSQINLLLDTVLASFLQTGSVSWLYYADRLSELPLGAFGIAIGTVILPSLARQHASEDPKAFSSTLNWALRMVLLVGVPAALALGILSEPLIASLFYYGAMSQEAVVQSARALEAYSLGVLAFMLIKVLAPGFFARQDLKTPVRVAVICMVANMVMNLILIWPLKHVGLALATSLSSMLNAGMLFWGLYKIGVFQIAPGWGLFLLRLFGGCAAMVAAIWWLNVPSDEWFGWGWQQRALQLGLLVVAGMVAFVAGLGLLGLRPRHLRH, translated from the coding sequence ATGTCCGAAAAAACCGGAAAAGGCGGATTGCTGCGTTCAAGTGCGGTAGTCAGCGTGATGACGTTGCTGTCCCGCGTGCTGGGTATGGTACGCGATATGGTGGTCGCCAGCTACTTCGGTTCCGGGGCGGCGGCGGATGCTTTCTTTATCGCCTTCAAGATCCCCAACTTCTTGCGTCGTCTGTTTGCCGAGGGGGCCTTTGCCCAGGCATTCGTGCCGGTGTTGTCCGAGTACCGGACCAAAAGAACCCAGTTGGAAGTCAAGCTGCTGGTCGATCGGACGGCGGGCATGCTCGGCCTGATTCTGACCGGTATCACTGCGCTGGGTGTGCTTGGATCGCCCTATCTGGTGATGCTGTTCGCGCCTGGCTTTCATGGTGAGCCGGCCAAGCTGGAGCTGGCCGGCGAGCTGCTGCGTATCACCTTTCCTTATCTGCTGCTGATTTCCCTGACCGCCTTCACTTCAGGGGTGCTTAATACCTACGGGCGCTTTGCGGTACCAGGCTTCACGCCGGTCCTGCTCAATGTGAGCATGATCCTGTCGGCAGTGTTCATGACGCCTTATTTCGATCAGCCAATCATGGCGCTGGCTTGGGGGGTGTTCATCGCCGGCTTCGCCCAGCTGACATTCCAGCTGCCTTTCGTAGCGCGTCTCGGGTTGCTGCCGCGGCCACGGGTCAAGTGGGGCGACGAAGGTGTGCGACGCATCATGCTGCTCATGGTGCCAGCGCTGTTCGGGGTATCGGTCAGTCAGATCAATCTGTTGCTCGATACCGTGTTGGCGTCCTTTCTGCAGACGGGCAGCGTGTCCTGGCTGTACTACGCCGACCGACTTTCAGAGCTGCCGCTGGGCGCCTTCGGCATCGCCATCGGCACGGTGATTCTGCCCAGTCTGGCGCGTCAGCATGCCAGCGAGGACCCCAAGGCCTTTTCCAGCACGCTCAATTGGGCGTTGCGCATGGTGTTGCTGGTCGGCGTGCCGGCGGCGCTGGCGCTGGGCATTCTGTCCGAGCCGCTGATTGCCAGCCTGTTCTATTACGGCGCTATGAGTCAGGAGGCGGTAGTTCAGTCTGCTCGCGCGCTGGAGGCGTACTCGCTGGGTGTGCTGGCGTTCATGCTGATCAAGGTGTTGGCGCCCGGCTTCTTTGCGCGCCAGGATCTGAAAACCCCGGTGCGGGTGGCGGTCATCTGTATGGTGGCCAATATGGTGATGAACCTGATCCTGATCTGGCCGCTCAAGCATGTCGGGTTGGCGCTGGCGACCTCGCTGTCGTCCATGCTTAATGCCGGGATGCTGTTTTGGGGCCTGTACAAGATCGGGGTATTCCAGATTGCGCCAGGCTGGGGGCTGTTCCTGCTGCGCTTGTTCGGAGGCTGTGCAGCGATGGTCGCGGCGATCTGGTGGCTAAACGTACCGTCCGACGAATGGTTTGGCTGGGGATGGCAGCAGCGAGCTCTGCAGTTGGGCCTGTTGGTAGTGGCGGGTATGGTGGCGTTCGTTGCCGGGCTAGGGCTGCTTGGTTTGCGGCCGCGGCACCTGCGCCACTGA
- the ribF gene encoding bifunctional riboflavin kinase/FAD synthetase yields MQLVRGIHNLRPRHRGCVATIGNFDGVHRGHQAILKRLRERAAELGVPSCVVIFEPQPREFFARDKAPARLTRLREKLCLLREQGVDLVLCLAFNRRLRELSAAEFVHATLVEGLGVRHLEVGDDFRFGCDRAGDFDFLLKAGAVEGFTVEAARTIEVDGVRVSSSRLRQTLSDGDLQLAQRLLGRPFSITGRVMHGQKLGRQLGAPTANIQLKRRNTPLAGVFTVSTEIDGQVHLGVANIGMRPTVESDGKPHLEVHLPDYQGDLYGRLLCVTFHHKLRDEQRFASLEALKAAIDADIAATREYWRATPFTTSQD; encoded by the coding sequence ATGCAGCTGGTTCGAGGTATTCACAACCTGCGGCCCCGGCATCGGGGGTGCGTGGCCACCATCGGCAATTTCGACGGAGTGCATCGGGGGCATCAGGCCATCCTGAAGCGCTTGCGCGAGCGTGCGGCCGAATTGGGGGTGCCCAGCTGTGTGGTGATTTTCGAACCCCAGCCCCGGGAATTCTTTGCGCGGGACAAAGCCCCTGCGCGGCTTACACGGTTGCGCGAAAAGCTTTGTCTGTTGCGTGAGCAGGGCGTGGATCTGGTGCTGTGCCTGGCATTCAATCGACGCCTGCGTGAACTGAGCGCTGCCGAATTCGTGCATGCCACCCTGGTTGAAGGGCTGGGCGTGCGCCATCTGGAAGTCGGTGACGACTTCCGTTTCGGTTGTGATCGTGCCGGTGATTTTGACTTTCTGCTCAAGGCCGGTGCCGTCGAGGGTTTCACCGTCGAAGCCGCGAGGACCATCGAGGTCGATGGTGTTCGTGTCAGCAGCAGCCGGCTTCGGCAGACGCTGTCCGATGGTGATTTGCAGCTGGCGCAACGGCTGCTTGGCAGACCATTCAGCATTACTGGGCGTGTCATGCACGGGCAGAAACTCGGCCGCCAGCTGGGAGCGCCGACCGCAAATATCCAGCTTAAACGCCGCAATACACCGCTTGCGGGAGTCTTTACCGTCAGCACCGAGATCGACGGGCAGGTTCATCTGGGCGTTGCCAATATCGGTATGCGGCCTACGGTGGAGAGTGATGGCAAGCCCCATCTGGAAGTACACCTGCCGGACTATCAGGGCGACCTTTACGGGCGCCTGTTGTGCGTGACCTTTCACCATAAGTTGCGCGACGAACAACGCTTTGCCTCGCTGGAGGCACTCAAGGCGGCGATCGATGCCGATATCGCAGCCACCCGCGAATACTGGCGGGCCACACCTTTCACCACGAGCCAGGACTGA
- the ileS gene encoding isoleucine--tRNA ligase, translating to MTDYKATLNLPSTAFPMKAGLPQREPEILQRWNSIHLYRKLRQIGEGRPKFVLHDGPPYANGNIHIGHAVNKVIKDMIVRSRTLAGFDAPYVPGWDCHGLPIEHKVETTFGKNQPADLTRERCRTYAAEQIEGQKADFIRLGVLGDWDNPYKTMDFANEAGQIRALAKMVEGGFVFKGLKPVNWCFDCGSALAEAEVEYQDKKSDAIDVAFEVEDADKLAAAFGVANLAKPTSIVIWTTTPWTIPANQALNVHPDFIYALVDTGDKLLVLAEELVESSLQRYGLEGQIIARCEGKALDLIRFRHPFYERFSPVYLAEYVETGAGTGIVHSSPAYGEDDFRTCKQYGMSNDDILNPVQSHGVYVADLPFFGGQFIWKANPAIVEKLREVGALLKHEAIQHSYMHCWRHKTPLIYRATAQWFVGMDKVAHDGSSLRRRALDAIEQTQFVPAWGQARLHGMIAGRPDWCISRQRNWGVPIPFFLHKESGELHPRTVELMEAVAQRVQQQGIEAWFKLDAAELLGDEAAQYEKINDTLDVWFDSGTTHWHVMRGSHPMGHDQGPRADLYLEGSDQHRGWFHSSLLTGAAIDGHAPYKGLLTHGFTVDENGRKMSKSLGNVIAPQEITDSMGADILRLWVSATDYSGEMAVSKQILQRSADAYRRIRNTARFLLSNLDGFDPAQHLVPNDQLIALDRWAIDRALLLQREIEEAYEQYRFWNVYSKVHNFCVQELGGFYLDIIKDRQYTTGADSLPRRSCQTALYHIAEALVRWIAPILAFTAEEIWQYLPGERNESVMLNTWYTGLAELPEDAALDRAFWDKVMAVKAAVNKELENQRAAKTIGGNLQAEVTLYAEDALVTDLAKLGNELRFVLITSAVEVAPLAQAPAEAVESELAGLKLLVKKTGYAKCGRCWHHLPDVGTHAAHPEICGRCVENIEGAGEVRHHA from the coding sequence ATGACCGATTACAAAGCGACCCTCAATCTGCCGTCCACGGCATTTCCGATGAAGGCCGGTCTGCCACAGCGCGAGCCGGAGATTCTGCAGCGCTGGAACAGCATCCACCTGTACCGGAAGTTGCGGCAGATCGGCGAAGGTCGTCCGAAGTTCGTCCTGCACGATGGCCCTCCCTACGCCAACGGCAACATTCATATTGGTCACGCCGTAAACAAGGTGATCAAGGACATGATCGTCCGCTCGCGCACTCTGGCCGGTTTCGACGCGCCCTATGTGCCGGGCTGGGACTGCCATGGCCTGCCTATCGAGCATAAGGTCGAAACCACCTTCGGCAAGAACCAGCCGGCGGACCTGACCCGCGAGCGTTGCCGTACCTATGCCGCCGAGCAGATCGAAGGGCAGAAGGCCGACTTCATCCGCCTCGGTGTTCTGGGTGACTGGGACAATCCCTACAAGACCATGGATTTTGCCAACGAAGCCGGACAAATCCGCGCTTTGGCAAAAATGGTTGAGGGCGGCTTCGTCTTCAAGGGCCTGAAGCCGGTGAACTGGTGCTTCGATTGCGGCTCGGCACTGGCCGAGGCAGAAGTCGAGTATCAGGACAAGAAGTCCGATGCCATCGATGTAGCCTTTGAGGTTGAAGATGCCGACAAGCTGGCCGCCGCCTTCGGTGTTGCCAATCTGGCCAAGCCGACCAGCATCGTCATCTGGACCACCACGCCATGGACCATCCCGGCCAACCAGGCGCTCAACGTCCACCCTGATTTTATTTATGCCCTGGTCGATACCGGCGATAAGCTGCTGGTGCTGGCTGAGGAGCTGGTTGAATCCAGCCTGCAGCGCTATGGCCTCGAAGGGCAGATCATCGCTCGCTGCGAAGGCAAGGCGCTGGACCTGATCCGCTTCCGCCATCCGTTCTACGAGCGCTTCTCGCCGGTGTACCTGGCCGAATACGTGGAAACCGGCGCCGGTACCGGCATCGTTCACTCCTCGCCGGCCTACGGTGAGGACGACTTCCGCACCTGCAAGCAGTACGGCATGTCGAACGACGACATCCTCAACCCGGTGCAGAGCCACGGCGTTTACGTGGCGGACCTGCCGTTCTTCGGCGGGCAGTTCATCTGGAAGGCCAACCCGGCCATCGTCGAGAAGCTGCGTGAAGTGGGCGCGCTGCTCAAGCATGAAGCCATCCAGCACAGCTACATGCACTGCTGGCGCCACAAGACGCCACTGATCTACCGCGCCACCGCGCAGTGGTTCGTCGGCATGGACAAGGTCGCCCACGATGGCAGCTCCCTGCGCCGCCGTGCGCTGGACGCCATCGAGCAGACCCAGTTCGTCCCGGCCTGGGGCCAGGCACGCCTGCACGGCATGATCGCCGGCCGCCCGGATTGGTGCATCTCCCGCCAGCGCAACTGGGGCGTGCCGATCCCGTTCTTCCTGCACAAGGAAAGCGGTGAGCTGCATCCGCGCACCGTTGAACTGATGGAAGCAGTGGCCCAGCGCGTTCAGCAGCAGGGCATCGAAGCCTGGTTCAAGCTGGATGCCGCCGAGCTGCTGGGTGACGAGGCCGCGCAGTACGAGAAGATCAACGACACCTTGGATGTCTGGTTCGATTCCGGCACCACCCACTGGCACGTGATGCGCGGCTCGCACCCCATGGGTCACGACCAAGGCCCGCGCGCCGACCTTTACCTGGAAGGCTCCGACCAGCATCGCGGCTGGTTCCATTCATCCCTGCTGACCGGCGCCGCCATCGACGGCCACGCGCCCTACAAGGGCCTGCTCACCCACGGCTTCACCGTGGACGAGAATGGCCGCAAGATGTCCAAGTCCCTGGGCAACGTCATCGCGCCGCAGGAGATCACCGACAGCATGGGCGCCGATATTCTGCGCCTGTGGGTCTCGGCTACCGACTACTCAGGCGAGATGGCTGTTTCCAAGCAGATCCTGCAGCGCAGCGCGGATGCCTATCGGCGTATCCGTAACACCGCGCGCTTCCTGCTTTCCAACCTCGACGGCTTTGATCCGGCGCAGCACCTGGTACCGAACGATCAGCTGATCGCTCTGGACCGCTGGGCCATCGACCGCGCCCTATTGCTGCAGCGCGAGATCGAGGAGGCGTACGAGCAGTACCGCTTCTGGAACGTCTATTCCAAGGTGCACAACTTCTGCGTGCAGGAACTGGGCGGCTTCTACCTCGATATCATCAAGGATCGTCAGTACACCACCGGCGCCGATAGCCTGCCGCGCCGTTCCTGCCAGACTGCGCTGTACCACATCGCCGAGGCACTGGTGCGCTGGATCGCGCCGATCCTGGCGTTCACCGCCGAGGAAATCTGGCAGTACCTGCCCGGCGAGCGCAACGAGTCCGTCATGCTCAACACCTGGTACACAGGCCTGGCCGAGCTGCCAGAGGATGCTGCACTGGATCGCGCCTTCTGGGACAAGGTCATGGCCGTCAAGGCGGCGGTGAACAAGGAGCTGGAGAACCAGCGGGCTGCCAAGACCATCGGCGGTAACCTGCAGGCCGAAGTGACGCTGTACGCCGAAGACGCGCTGGTGACCGATCTGGCCAAGCTGGGCAACGAGCTGCGCTTCGTGCTGATCACCTCCGCGGTCGAAGTCGCGCCGCTGGCCCAGGCGCCTGCCGAGGCGGTGGAAAGCGAGCTGGCCGGCCTCAAGCTGCTGGTGAAGAAGACTGGGTACGCCAAGTGCGGTCGTTGCTGGCATCACCTGCCGGACGTTGGTACACATGCCGCGCACCCGGAAATCTGTGGTCGCTGCGTGGAAAACATCGAAGGTGCGGGCGAGGTGCGTCACCATGCGTGA
- a CDS encoding type IV pilin protein — translation MLNSPYRQKGFTLIELMITVVIIGILASIAYPSYQEFVKRGNRTEGQAFLNEVAARQERYYAQNNEYVTSDADIGKLNLKAGNNKSETGKYVLSLGSSASDGGYTLTATQQFGDSACGNLTLTATGVKGVTGSKSWEDCWK, via the coding sequence GTGCTGAATAGTCCCTACCGCCAAAAAGGCTTTACCTTGATCGAACTGATGATCACCGTGGTCATCATCGGCATCTTGGCCTCGATTGCCTATCCGAGCTATCAAGAGTTCGTTAAGCGCGGTAACCGTACTGAAGGCCAGGCGTTCCTCAACGAAGTTGCTGCCCGACAGGAACGTTACTATGCGCAGAATAACGAATATGTCACCTCCGACGCGGACATAGGAAAGCTCAATCTGAAAGCCGGTAATAATAAATCAGAGACAGGGAAGTATGTGCTATCGCTCGGCAGCAGCGCTTCGGACGGTGGATATACCCTTACAGCGACCCAGCAGTTTGGCGACTCTGCCTGCGGCAACTTGACCTTGACTGCAACAGGTGTAAAAGGCGTTACCGGCAGCAAGTCTTGGGAAGACTGCTGGAAATAA
- a CDS encoding FKBP-type peptidyl-prolyl cis-trans isomerase, translating into MTEQRIGPDKEVTLHFALGLENGDVVDSTFDKKPATFKVGDGNLLPGFEQQLYGLKAGDKRSLQVAPEQGFGQHNPQNVQVMPRNQFEGMELSEGLLVIFKDAANAELPGVVKAFDERQVTVDFNHPLAGKALTFEVEIIDVKNV; encoded by the coding sequence ATGACTGAACAGCGCATTGGGCCGGACAAGGAAGTCACCCTGCATTTCGCGCTCGGCCTGGAAAACGGCGACGTAGTGGACAGCACCTTCGACAAGAAGCCGGCGACTTTCAAGGTCGGTGACGGCAACCTTCTGCCGGGCTTCGAGCAGCAACTGTATGGTCTCAAGGCCGGCGACAAGCGCAGTCTGCAGGTTGCTCCCGAGCAGGGCTTCGGTCAGCACAACCCGCAGAACGTGCAGGTCATGCCGCGCAATCAATTCGAAGGCATGGAGCTGTCCGAGGGCCTGTTGGTGATCTTCAAGGACGCCGCCAATGCCGAGCTGCCGGGAGTTGTAAAAGCCTTCGACGAGCGCCAGGTTACCGTGGACTTCAACCATCCTTTGGCCGGCAAGGCGCTGACCTTCGAAGTCGAAATCATTGACGTCAAGAACGTCTGA